The genome window GCGGATCAAGGAGCAGGTCGAGGGCCGCTGGTAGCCGCCCGCCGCGTCGGCATGTTCCGCCCTCACGCCCTCACGCCCTCACGCCCTCACGCCGTCAGGGCGGAACGGGTCGCGCGGGATGCGCCGCGCGCGGCGGCCCGGATCCGGTAGACGGTCTTCGACCGGTCGACCACCGGGTCGCCGAGCACGATCCGACCCGCGGCGCGCAACGCGTCGCACTCCTCGGTCGGCAGGGCCATGGGACGGCCGTCGGTCTGCCAATAGCCGTACCGGTGGCGTCCGTTCCCATGCACCGTCAGGAAGACCGCCAGACGCTGGTCCATGATCAGGCGCAGCACTTCGGCAGCACGGGAACTGAGCCGAGGGCGCGTCATGGTCGGTCAGCCTTTCCGGGGCAGGGCGGTGATCATCTGGCCGGGCGGGCGAGATGATCTTTACACCGCATTGTTGCCGAGGGCACTGACAGCGCGCATCCGGCGTACCGGGGGACGCCCCTTGACGTCACGCGGTTGCGTCTGGGGTATGTGACGACCTTCACCCCCATGTGTCGGAAAGTGATGAATTCCTTACGGGGGGAAGACGTAAAGATTTGGGAAGTGGCAACCCAAGACCGTGGAGGTTTCCCGTGCGACCGTTCACCCTCAACTACACCGTGCCCAGGGGGGTTCAGGCCACGGTGACGCCGTACCGCTTCGACGCCTCGCGGCAGTTGAACGTGCTTCCGGACGGTCGCCCCGCCGTCAGTGACCGTGCACTGCTGCTGGCGGCCGGCACGACGACGTCGACGGCGGGTTCCCAGACGCACTTCGACGACTGACGGCACGGACCGGATGACGGTTCTCATCCTCACGTCGGAGCAGGACGTGACGGCCGACATGGTGGTGGCCGAGCTGCACGAGCGGGCTGTGCCCGTGATGCGCCTGGACCCCGCCGACCTCCCCGGCAGGGCGGTGCTGTCGGCCGACTACGCCCACGGCGACTTCGACGGCCACCTCTCGGTGGGCGGGCACGTCCTGAGCATGGGCGGCCTGCGCTCGGTGTGGGTCCGCCGGCCCGGCGAACCGGCCGCCCACGCCACGGAGCCCTCGACATGGCTCACCGCGGAGACCCGCCAGGCCCTGTACGGCATGCTCTACTCGGCGTCCACACGGTGGATGAACCATCCCCGCAACGCCGAGCAGGCCCGCTACAAGCCGTGGCAGCTGCGGATCGCCCACCTCAGCGGCTTCGCCGTGCCGCCGACCGTCGTCACCACGGCGCCGCGTGTGGCCCAGCAGTTCGCCGAGGAGTACCGGGACGTGGTGGTGAAGTCGGCGTCGGGGCCGCCGCCGGACGACCCCGAACTGGCCCTGCCGACGACGCTGATCGGCCCGGACGCCGACTTCTCCGCGGTCGCGGCCGGACCGGCCCTGCTCCAGCGTTACATCCCCAAGCGCGCCGACATCCGGCTGACCTGCGTCGGCGCGCGTCTGTTCGGCGCCCGCAAGAGAACGGCGCCCGGACAGGTGGACGGCCGGTACGGCGACACCGAGTACTCCTGGGAGCCCACCGTGGTGCCCGACCGCATCGTGAAGTCGGTCCGCGAGTACCTGGCGCTGGCCGGCCTCGCTTACGCCGCCTTCGACTTCGCGGAGGACGATGAGGGCGTGTGGTGGTTCCTGGAGTGCAACCAGGGCGGCCAGTTCGGCTTCATAGAACTGGAGACCGGCCAGCCGATAGCGGAGGCGATCGCCCACTGGCTGGCCCGGCGCGCGCCCGACCGGCGGTCTTCGGAAAGCCGCTGGTAGCCGTGGAGCCGAGGGGCGGAGCGGATCCGCACGGATCAGCCGTGCCGCCCCGTTCTCCTGCGGGCTCCCGACTCCCGCTCACTCCGCCGGCGGCCGGAAGGTTCTCAGGAACACGTCCAGTGCCTGCTCGTCGGCGGTGCTCTGCGCGTCCGCCGCCGGGGTCGTCCAGCGCAGGGAGCAGCCGCGGCCGTCGCCGAGCAGGAAGCCCCGCCCGAAGGTGCGCACCCGGACGCCGTCCACCGTGGACAGCCACACCATGTCGGCGCCCTTGTGGCCCTGGTAGGTCACGGCGCGGATGTCGCCCACCCGCGTGTAGTCGGCGTACGTGCTCTTCAGGGAGGACTCCAGCTTGCGCCACACGGCGACCGGATCCGTACCGAGCCGCACGCTGTAGGTGACCGCCAGGGTGCGAGGGTCCCCGCTCGCGCCGAACGTCACCCGGTAGGTGCCCTCGGCGGCCTTGAGGGTGTCAATGGGCTTCCATCCCTGGGGCAGGTCGATGGAGAAGCCCTCGGGCGCGTCGTAGCGGCGGAAGGTCGTCGCCGGCTTCCCGGTGGTGGGCGACGACGACGGGGGCGTGGACGGTGCCGGTGCCGCACTCGTCGTGGGAGGGAGGGTCGTGCCGTCGGTGTCGTGCCCGGTCGGCGCGGCCGGCCGCGAGGGCGCGACGGAGCGCGACGGCTCCGTCCCGGCCGCCGACGGCCCGCTCCCCTCCGAGCCGACGGCCGCGACGAGGATCGCGACCGAGGAGGCCACGAGCACGAGCCCCGCGCCCACGAGCACCGACCGGCGCACGGCCGGTCTGCTCCAGGCCCGCCCCGTCCGGTGGGCCACCAGCCACGCCCCCCTCAGGCGCGGCATCAGTGTCTCCTGTGTGGGCTCGTCGAGGTCGTCGTTCACGATGCGCACCAGGGAGGCACGCACCGCGGGCTCCGGGACCCGCTCCAGGGCGTCGCGGCGCAGCAGCCCCGTGATGGCCGGGGCCAGCGGCCCGGCGCTCAGCGGGGGCGCAGCGGCAGCCGGTCCACGGCGCGCAGCGTCGCCTCGGCCGGGCCGCGGTCCCGGACCGGCGGACGGCCCTCCACCATCGCGTACAGCAGCGCTCCGAGCGCCCACTGGTCCGCCGCCGGCCCGGCGCTCGAGCCGCGGGCCTGTTCGGGGGAGGCGTACGACGGCGCGGTGACCCGCTGGGTGACGGACGATCCGATCAGTCCGAACCCGGTCACCACGACCTGGCCCCCCTCCTGCACGAACACCTGCCCGGGACTCAGGTCCCCGTGAGTGACGCCCCGCCGGTGGGCGGCCTCCAGGACGTCGAGGATCCCGAGGCCGATGCGGGCGGCACGGACATGGTTCAGGGGCCCGCGATCGAGGATCTCCCCGAGCGGCGTGCCGTCGATCCGTTCCGTCACGGTCCACAGGACACCGTTGTCGTCGACCACGTCGAGGACGGTGGCGATCCGGCCGGGGCACAGCGACTCCATGGCCTCCGACTCGCGCAGGATCCGGGCGATCGTTCGGCGCGGGGCGACCTCGGGCCGCAGCTGTGCGAGCCGCGATCCGGTGAGCGTGACCGGCCGTGCGAAGTCCGCGTCCTCGCCGAGCCAGACGGTGCGCCCCTCCTCCCGGTGGACGACTTCGAGCGTCCGGTACCGTCCGGCGATCAACTCCCGTGTGGAGACCTGCCCGTGGTCCATCGTCATCCCTCGCAGCGCACCGGACTCTCCCTTTCCCGGATGTACGGCGGACGTGACGGTGGGTGTTCAAAGAAAGGCGATTTTCTACGAACCGGCTTTCCCGGCCCGCCATGCACCGCTCACACGTGCGAAAACGCGCCCCCTTGGCTACTGGTCGGTAGTTTACCGTCGGTTACCTTCGCGGTCGCGCCGATGTACGACTCGGCGAACGCGGCCGCCGCCGCGGGGGAGTGGAACAGCCGTCGCAGCCGGGCGATGGCGTTGCCCGCACGGAACGGATCGCCCGACGAGGGCCCGTGCAGCAGCTCCGCGAACCACTCGGAGAACTCCTGGTACTGCCACACCCGCCGCAGGCTGGCCGCCGAGTAGCCGCGCAGGCCGCCGGTGTCGCCCGTGCGGTGGTAGGCGATGAGCGCGTCCGCGAGCAGCAGCGCGTCATGCAGGGCGAGGTTCATGCCCTTCGCGGCGATCGGAGCCACCAGGTGCGCCGCGTCGCCCGCGAGGAACAGCCGCCCGTACGCCATCGGTTGGACCACATAGTTGTGCATGTCCAGGACGCGCTTCTCGATCAGCCGCCCCTCGGTCAGCGGTGGCGCCCCGCCGACGGACAGCCGTTCGCGCAGCTCGGACCAGACACGCTCGTGCGGCCAGTTCTCCGGGTCCTCGCCGGGCGGCACCTCGAGGTAGTAGCGGGTGACCTGCGGACTGCGCGCCATGTGGGCGGCGAAACCGCGCGGATGGACCCCGAAGACCACGCAGTCCGACGACGGCGGCGCCTCGGCGAGCAGCGCGAGCCAGCCGACCCCGTGGTCGAGCCGCGCGAGGTGCGCACGCTCCGGCGGCAGAGCGGCCCGGGTCACACCACGGGCGCCGTCGCAGCCGGCGATCACCTCGCATGCGATGCGCCGACGCTCACCGGAGTCCGGATCCGTGTACGACACGGACGGCTCGTCGGTGTCGATTCCGTGCACCTCCACGTCCCGCACGCCGAACCGTATGTCGCCCCCCTTGACGTCCGCGTACTCCCGTACGAGGTCGGTGACGAGCAGCGGCTGCGGGTAGACGAAGTGGTGGTGGCCGGAGATCTCCGTGTACGGGAACCGGAGCCGCTCCCCGTCGATGCGGAACTCGCACTCGCTGTGCGTCTGCGCCGTCTCCAGCAGCCGCCCGGCCAGCCCGTGCCGCTCCAGCGCCCGCACGGCCCACTCCTCGAGGAACCCCGCCCGCGGCCGCTGTTCGATGAACTCCCTGCTCTCCTGCTCCAGGACGACACAGTCGACGGAGGCGTCCCGCAGGAGGTTGGCGAGTGTCAGCCCTGCGGGACCGGCGCCGACGATGACGACCGCGACGCGCGGCTCGGGCGGGGGAACGGGGGCGGGGGAGAAGTCGATCACCGGGTCATTATGGCGGCGTACCGTCAACCCTTCACAGGGCAGGCGCCGTTACGCCTGCCCGCCCCGGCCCCCGCCCCCGCGCTCGCGGCCTCAGCCCAGGGCCTCCCGCAGGGCAGGCAGAAGCTCCTTGCTCGACCAGTCGATGTACTCCGGCTGCGACTCGCCACCGATCTGCACCAGCGCGATCTCCGTGAACCCGGCCTCGGCATAGGGCCGTACGGCCTCCACGAAGTCCGCCGGGTCGTCGCCGCACGGAATGGAGGCGGCCACGTCGTCGGGCGTGACGAACTGGGTGGCCGACGCGAACGAATCCGGATGCGGCAGCTCGGAGTTGACCTTCCAGCCGCAGCCGAACCAGCGGAACTGCTCGTGCGCCCGCTGGATCGCCGCGTCCCGGTCCCGGTCGTAGCAGACGGGCAGCTGCCCGACCCGCGGCTTGCCCTCGCCACCGTGCCGGTCGAAAGCGGTCAGCAGCTCCTGCTTCGGCTCCGTGGCGATGACCAGGTCGGCGAGCCGGCCCGCGAGCGCACAGGAGCGCTCGCCGGAGACGGCGACACCGATCTGCGGCGGCTCCTCCGGCAGGTCCCACAGCCGTGCCGAGTCCACACTGAAGTGCTTGCCCCGCCGGCTGACGTGGCCTCCGCCGAACAGGTCGCGGATGATGCCGACCGCTTCTTCCAGCATCTCGTGCCGCACCTCGACCGAGGGCCAACCCCGGCCCACCACGTGTTCGTTGAGGTTCTCGCCGGCGCCGAGCCCCAGTCGGAAGCGGCCCTGCGACAGCAGCTGCATCGTCGCCGCCTTCTGGGCCACCACCGCCGGGTGGTAGCGGACGGTCGGACAGGTCACATACGTCATCAGCGGGATGCGCGAGGTGGCCTGGGCGGCGGCGCCCAGCACGCTCCACGCGTAAGGGGCGTGGCCCTGCTCCCGCAGCCACGGGAAGTAGTGGTCGGAGGTCACGGAGAAGTCGAACCCGGCCTCCTCGGCCCGCACCACATGGTCGACGAGCTCGCGCGGGCCCGCCTGTTCGGTCATCATCGTGTATCCGATTCGCACCATAAAGCGCGGGTTCCCGGTTGGACGGGACGAAAACTGGCCATGGGGGTCCGTGCGACGGCACCGTGGACACCCGCCGGGCGGACGCGGAAGGATGGCGGATACAACGATCAGCCGTCCGGTCGGCAAGCGTGTTCAGCGGTCCTGACCGGCAGTTGTCCGATCGCCACTGAGATCGTGCAGGAGGCCGCCCGATGAGTGCCCGCCCGTTGCCCGTCAGCACACCCGGGGAGCAAGGGGTCGACGCCCGTGGCATCCAGGCGTTCCTCGACGCGGTGGAGACGGCGCCGAACATCGAGCCGCACAGCCTGATGATCCTGCGCCACGGCCGACTGGTTGCCTCCGGCTGGTGGGCGCCCTACACCGCCGACCGCCCCCACCTGCTGTACTCGCTCAGCAAGAGTTTCACCTCGACCGCCGCCGGGCTGGCCGTCGCCGAGGGCCTTCTCGACCTCGACGCGCCCGTGATCTCGTACTTCCCCGAGTTCGAGGCGGACATCACCGCCCCGAGCAGCCGAGGCATGCTGGTCCGGCACGTCGCGTCCATGGCGAGCGGACACCTCGCCGAGACCTGGACCGAGGCGTTGGCACACGACCGTGCGGAGCCCGTGCGCGGCTTCCTGCTGATCCCGCCGGACCGGGACCCCGGCACGGTCTTCGCCTACAACCAGCCCGCGACGTACACGCTCGCCGCGATCGTGCAGCGGCAGTCCGGACAGTCACTGACCCAGTACCTGCGCCCGAGGCTCTTCGACCCGCTCGGCATCGGGGAGGCCGTCTGGGTCCAGCATCCGCGAGGCCGCGACCTCGGATTCACCGGGCTGCACGCCGCCACGGACGCGGTCGCCCGCCTCGGCCAGCTGTATCTCCAGGACGGCGTCTGGGAGGGCAGGCGCGTGCTGCCGTCGTCCTGGGTGGCGCAGGCGACACGCCCGCACATCGCCACCGTCGGCTTCAGGGCCGGGGACCCCGTGCCGGACTGGCAGCAGGGATACGGTTACCAGTTCTGGGGGTCACGGCACGGGTACCGGGGCGACGGGGCGTACGGCCAGTTCTGCGTCGTCCTGCCCGAGCACGACGCGGTGATCGCCACGACCGCGGCGACCGAGCAGATGCAGCAGCTGCTGGACGCGATGTGGGGCCACTTGCTGCCCGCGCTCGGGCCGGCCCCGCTGACCGGCCGCGACGACGAGGACAAGGCACTCCAGCACCGCCTCGAACGCCTCGCGCTGCCCCCGGTCGCGGCAGACGCCGCACCCGGACTCCGGTCGGCGATCCGCCTGACACCGCAGGGCGGCCACTGCCCGGAACAGCCGACGCTGACGGCGGTCGAGGTCGCCCACGAGGACGGCACCTGGAGCATGACCCTGGTCGAGGGCGAGGACCGCCTCGTGCTCCGTCTTCCGGGCTCCGCCTGGGCGGTCGAGGAGGACCCGCTCCCCACGGCGACGAGCGGCGGCTGGACGACCCCGGACACCCTGAGCGCCGACGTCCTGTTCCTGGAGACCCCGCACCGCCTGACGATCACGGGCACGCCCGGCACGGGCACGTTCACGGCCCACTGGCACACCACGCCGCTCCACGTGGGGCCACTGAGCCGGCACAGGGCCCCTCGAGCCCGGTATGATCCAAACGAGAGGCCCTAGCCGAGCGTCTCCATCCAGTTGGCCGGGACCCGCCCCCGTGGTCCCGGCGCGGGCTGGTCCTCGGGGTGACAGGCAGGAGGAGCCAACTCGGGCCCGGCCTCGTACAGCTCGGACGTCTCGTAGTTCCAGAACCAGTCCTCGCCCGGCTCGAAGCTGCGGATCACGGGATGCCCGGTGGCATGGAAGTGCGCGGTCGCGTGCTTCGCGGGCGAGTCGTCGCAACACCCGATGTGCCCGCACTGCGCGCACCGTCGCAGATGGAACCACCATCCGCCCGCCGCGTCGCACTCCACGCACCCGGTGCCGCTCGGCGGGACGCTCGGGTCGATGCCCTGCACTGTGCTCATGACGACGCCTCCGGTGCTGTCTCGGAATCCACGGCGGTCAGCGGCAGCCGTACCTGGAACCGCGTGTCGCCCGGTTCGGACCGCACGCTCAGGCTGCCGTGGTGCTTGTTGACGACGATGCGCCAGGAGATGTCCAGGCCGAGCCCGGTTCCCTGGCCGACCGGCTTCGTGGTGAAGAACGGGTCGAAGATACGGTCGCGGATCTCCTCCGGCACACCCGGTCCCGTGTCGCGGAACTCCACGAGCAGCCGGTCGTGGTCGAGGGCCGTCCGCACGGTCAGCGTGCCCTGCCCGCCCGCCTCGTTCATGGCCGACACCGCGTTGTCGATGAGGTTGGTCCACACCTGGTTCAACTCGCCCGGATAGGCGGGGATGTTCGGCAGGGACCGGTCGTAGTCCTTGACGACGGTGATCCGCTTGCCGATCTTCCCGGACAGCATCATCAGGGTGCTGTCGAGGAGTTCGTGCACATCGGCCGTCCGGTACGGCGCCCGGTCGAGCTGGGAGTACTGCCGTGCCGCGTTGACAAGCGTGGACACCCGGGTCGTGGAGTCCTCGATCTCGTTCATCAGCAGCTCGGTCTCGACCGTGTAGTTGAGCCAGCGGACCGCGCCCTCCAGCGTCCGCTCGTCGACGGCCGCCGCGACCTGGTCCAGCCAGTCGGTGTCGAGTCCGGCCTGCACGAACGTCGGCGCGAGCTGCCAGCCGCCGTCGATACCGCGGTCGTCGAGCCAGTCGGTGATCGCGTCCTCGCGGTCGGACGCCTCCAGCGGGCTGACCGGCGTGGCCTTGGCGACCTGTTCGGCCGTCCGCTCCTGGATCTCGACCAGTGTCAGCAGCGCGTCCGGCTCGTAGCGTCCGGCGGCGATCACGCCCAGCTTGTGCCGCATCCCGGCGACCCGCTCGCGCAGCGCCGAGGTGGCGCGCACGGCCGCCGCGGCCGGGTTGTTCAGCTCATGGGTGAGACCGGCGGACAGCGATCCGAGCGCCAGCAGCCGCTCCCGCTGGTTGATGACCTGCTGGGTGTTCTTGGAGCCGAAGAACAGCCCCTCCAGCAGGTGCACCGCCATCGGGAACCAGTCCCGCATGATCGAGGCGAACGTCTCCGCGGGCAGGATGAAGAACCGCGAGGGTTCGGTGACCCGCATCGAGCCGCCGTACGACGCCGCGGCCCGGTCGCCCAGGTACGCCTGGAAGGCGCCCGCGTACACACCGCGCTGCGACGTCCGGTTGACCTCCACGTCGTCGGCGCCGACCCGCCGCGACAGCACGACCGTACCTTTGAGGAGGACGAAGAAGCAGGTGGCGGGCTCACCCTCGGTGTAGACCGGGCCGGGGTCGTACTCCTCCACCCGCCCTTCCCGGCACAGCCGCGCCAGCTGCTCGTCATCCAGCTTCTCGAACAGGAAGAGCGTCTTCAGCTCCGCCCGGTCGCACGCCATCGGCCGGCCGCTCATCACCGCTCCCCGCGTCGTGGGTTCATGACTGCTCCAGATACCGGTGGACGAGCATCACGGCCATTGCTCCCTCGCCCACCGCGGAGGCGACCCGCTTGGCGGACTCGGCGCGCGCGTCGCCCGCCACGAACACACCCGGGACGTTGGTCTCCAGGTGGTACGGGGGCCGGTCCAGCTCCCAGCCCTTCGGAGGCTGCCCGTCGCTCGTCATGTCGGGGCCGGTCGGGATGAACCCCTTCTCGTCCCGCAGCACCGTCCCCTCCAGCCAGTCGGTCAGCGGGGCCGCCCCGATGAACACGAACAGCCACTGCGCGTCGACGAGTTCGGTCTGCCCGGTCGCCACGTCCCGCAGCGTCAGCTTCTCCAGATGGTCCGAGCCGTGCGCCGCGTCCACCACGGTGCGGGTGCGGACGTGAATGTTCGGAGCGTCGTTGATCTGCTGGATCAGATAGTGCGACATCGACGCCGACAGCGACTCGCCGCGTACCAGGATGTTGACCGACTTGCAGCCCCGGGACAGGTACATCGCCGCCTGGCCCGCCGAGTTGGCGCCACCCACGATGTACACGTCGTACCCGGAACAGGCGGGGGCCTCCGTCAGCGCCGAACCGTAGAACACCCCGCACCCCGTCAGCTCGGCGAGCCCCGGCGCCTGGAGCTGCCGGTAGGACACGCCGGTCGCCAGGATCACGCTGTGCGCGCCGATCGCGGTCCCGTCCGAGAACCGCACGATCCGGGCGGCACCGTTGACCTCGAGAGCGGACACCTCCCGCGCGGTGAGGATCTCCGCGCCGAACTTCTTCGCCTGCCGGCGAGCCCGGTCCGTCAGCTGCGCGCCCGACACACCGTCGGGAAAGCCGAGGTAGTTCTCTATGCGGGAACTCTGCCCGGCCTGACCACCGGTCGCGGACCGCTCCACGAGCAGCGTCCGCAGCCCCTCCGACGCCCCGTACACCGCCGCCCCGAGGCCGGCGGGCCCGCCGCCGATCACGACCAGGTCGTAGAACTCCGAGGTCGGCGTCGTCGCCAGGCCCACGTGCGCGGCCAGTTCCGGGTCCTCCGGCTCGACCAGCGGCGTGCCGTCCGGGGTGACGACGAGCGGCAGCCGCTCCCCGTCCTGCCCGGCCGCCGCCAGCAGCCGCTGCCCCTCCGGGGTCTCGACCGAGTACCAGCGGTAGGGCACCTGGTTGCGGGCCAGGAACTCGCGTACGTCCGACGAGCGCGCCGACCAGCGGTGGCCGACC of Streptomyces cynarae contains these proteins:
- a CDS encoding serine hydrolase domain-containing protein; this translates as MSARPLPVSTPGEQGVDARGIQAFLDAVETAPNIEPHSLMILRHGRLVASGWWAPYTADRPHLLYSLSKSFTSTAAGLAVAEGLLDLDAPVISYFPEFEADITAPSSRGMLVRHVASMASGHLAETWTEALAHDRAEPVRGFLLIPPDRDPGTVFAYNQPATYTLAAIVQRQSGQSLTQYLRPRLFDPLGIGEAVWVQHPRGRDLGFTGLHAATDAVARLGQLYLQDGVWEGRRVLPSSWVAQATRPHIATVGFRAGDPVPDWQQGYGYQFWGSRHGYRGDGAYGQFCVVLPEHDAVIATTAATEQMQQLLDAMWGHLLPALGPAPLTGRDDEDKALQHRLERLALPPVAADAAPGLRSAIRLTPQGGHCPEQPTLTAVEVAHEDGTWSMTLVEGEDRLVLRLPGSAWAVEEDPLPTATSGGWTTPDTLSADVLFLETPHRLTITGTPGTGTFTAHWHTTPLHVGPLSRHRAPRARYDPNERP
- a CDS encoding ATP-binding protein; translation: MSGRPMACDRAELKTLFLFEKLDDEQLARLCREGRVEEYDPGPVYTEGEPATCFFVLLKGTVVLSRRVGADDVEVNRTSQRGVYAGAFQAYLGDRAAASYGGSMRVTEPSRFFILPAETFASIMRDWFPMAVHLLEGLFFGSKNTQQVINQRERLLALGSLSAGLTHELNNPAAAAVRATSALRERVAGMRHKLGVIAAGRYEPDALLTLVEIQERTAEQVAKATPVSPLEASDREDAITDWLDDRGIDGGWQLAPTFVQAGLDTDWLDQVAAAVDERTLEGAVRWLNYTVETELLMNEIEDSTTRVSTLVNAARQYSQLDRAPYRTADVHELLDSTLMMLSGKIGKRITVVKDYDRSLPNIPAYPGELNQVWTNLIDNAVSAMNEAGGQGTLTVRTALDHDRLLVEFRDTGPGVPEEIRDRIFDPFFTTKPVGQGTGLGLDISWRIVVNKHHGSLSVRSEPGDTRFQVRLPLTAVDSETAPEASS
- a CDS encoding UBP-type zinc finger domain-containing protein, which codes for MSTVQGIDPSVPPSGTGCVECDAAGGWWFHLRRCAQCGHIGCCDDSPAKHATAHFHATGHPVIRSFEPGEDWFWNYETSELYEAGPELAPPACHPEDQPAPGPRGRVPANWMETLG
- a CDS encoding FAD-dependent oxidoreductase, encoding MAQAAGAAARTVILTVDDDPGVSRAVARDLRRRYGESYRIVRAESGESGLEALRELKLRGDLVAVILADYRMPQMNGIEFLEQALDVYPGARRVLLTAYADTNAAIDAINVIDLDHYLLKPWDPPEEKLYPVLDDLLEAWRTSDYRPVPTTKVVGHRWSARSSDVREFLARNQVPYRWYSVETPEGQRLLAAAGQDGERLPLVVTPDGTPLVEPEDPELAAHVGLATTPTSEFYDLVVIGGGPAGLGAAVYGASEGLRTLLVERSATGGQAGQSSRIENYLGFPDGVSGAQLTDRARRQAKKFGAEILTAREVSALEVNGAARIVRFSDGTAIGAHSVILATGVSYRQLQAPGLAELTGCGVFYGSALTEAPACSGYDVYIVGGANSAGQAAMYLSRGCKSVNILVRGESLSASMSHYLIQQINDAPNIHVRTRTVVDAAHGSDHLEKLTLRDVATGQTELVDAQWLFVFIGAAPLTDWLEGTVLRDEKGFIPTGPDMTSDGQPPKGWELDRPPYHLETNVPGVFVAGDARAESAKRVASAVGEGAMAVMLVHRYLEQS
- a CDS encoding serine/threonine-protein kinase, whose translation is MTMDHGQVSTRELIAGRYRTLEVVHREEGRTVWLGEDADFARPVTLTGSRLAQLRPEVAPRRTIARILRESEAMESLCPGRIATVLDVVDDNGVLWTVTERIDGTPLGEILDRGPLNHVRAARIGLGILDVLEAAHRRGVTHGDLSPGQVFVQEGGQVVVTGFGLIGSSVTQRVTAPSYASPEQARGSSAGPAADQWALGALLYAMVEGRPPVRDRGPAEATLRAVDRLPLRPR
- a CDS encoding LLM class F420-dependent oxidoreductase, which translates into the protein MVRIGYTMMTEQAGPRELVDHVVRAEEAGFDFSVTSDHYFPWLREQGHAPYAWSVLGAAAQATSRIPLMTYVTCPTVRYHPAVVAQKAATMQLLSQGRFRLGLGAGENLNEHVVGRGWPSVEVRHEMLEEAVGIIRDLFGGGHVSRRGKHFSVDSARLWDLPEEPPQIGVAVSGERSCALAGRLADLVIATEPKQELLTAFDRHGGEGKPRVGQLPVCYDRDRDAAIQRAHEQFRWFGCGWKVNSELPHPDSFASATQFVTPDDVAASIPCGDDPADFVEAVRPYAEAGFTEIALVQIGGESQPEYIDWSSKELLPALREALG
- the tgmB gene encoding ATP-grasp ribosomal peptide maturase encodes the protein MTVLILTSEQDVTADMVVAELHERAVPVMRLDPADLPGRAVLSADYAHGDFDGHLSVGGHVLSMGGLRSVWVRRPGEPAAHATEPSTWLTAETRQALYGMLYSASTRWMNHPRNAEQARYKPWQLRIAHLSGFAVPPTVVTTAPRVAQQFAEEYRDVVVKSASGPPPDDPELALPTTLIGPDADFSAVAAGPALLQRYIPKRADIRLTCVGARLFGARKRTAPGQVDGRYGDTEYSWEPTVVPDRIVKSVREYLALAGLAYAAFDFAEDDEGVWWFLECNQGGQFGFIELETGQPIAEAIAHWLARRAPDRRSSESRW
- the tgmA gene encoding putative ATP-grasp-modified RiPP produces the protein MRPFTLNYTVPRGVQATVTPYRFDASRQLNVLPDGRPAVSDRALLLAAGTTTSTAGSQTHFDD
- a CDS encoding 4-hydroxybenzoate 3-monooxygenase, whose amino-acid sequence is MIDFSPAPVPPPEPRVAVVIVGAGPAGLTLANLLRDASVDCVVLEQESREFIEQRPRAGFLEEWAVRALERHGLAGRLLETAQTHSECEFRIDGERLRFPYTEISGHHHFVYPQPLLVTDLVREYADVKGGDIRFGVRDVEVHGIDTDEPSVSYTDPDSGERRRIACEVIAGCDGARGVTRAALPPERAHLARLDHGVGWLALLAEAPPSSDCVVFGVHPRGFAAHMARSPQVTRYYLEVPPGEDPENWPHERVWSELRERLSVGGAPPLTEGRLIEKRVLDMHNYVVQPMAYGRLFLAGDAAHLVAPIAAKGMNLALHDALLLADALIAYHRTGDTGGLRGYSAASLRRVWQYQEFSEWFAELLHGPSSGDPFRAGNAIARLRRLFHSPAAAAAFAESYIGATAKVTDGKLPTSSQGGAFSHV